A part of Dehalogenimonas sp. W genomic DNA contains:
- a CDS encoding helix-turn-helix domain-containing protein, which produces MKLTFRQKVFLSKLLDTYRDMQEPVHYSVIANRLGLNNSTAYDMLRMLEQKGMVVSVYDTPKETAGPGRSSIRFLPTAQTIELFSHLAGDIREQEKWDDIKTRVLTNLGKGEGKDYKDILDDLLIRIPEPSSSLVQCAEVITALLLQLRESKQDLIEQGSLDNLLKAPTSKLRMSILVGLILGLSCADKRTHGFMERYQAYAEKYEASLQELSRDSLSKLHRFTRDVWHILRTPTG; this is translated from the coding sequence ATGAAACTTACGTTTAGGCAGAAGGTATTTCTTAGTAAACTCCTCGACACTTATCGGGACATGCAAGAACCAGTTCATTATAGTGTCATTGCCAATCGCCTGGGTCTCAACAATTCCACAGCTTATGATATGTTAAGGATGCTTGAGCAAAAAGGAATGGTAGTTTCTGTTTACGATACCCCCAAGGAAACTGCCGGACCTGGACGGTCCAGTATACGTTTCCTTCCCACGGCGCAGACTATTGAGCTTTTTTCTCATCTGGCGGGCGACATACGAGAGCAAGAAAAGTGGGACGATATTAAAACCCGTGTTTTGACAAACTTAGGAAAGGGAGAAGGGAAAGATTACAAAGATATCTTAGATGACTTACTTATCAGGATACCTGAACCGAGTTCATCACTTGTGCAATGCGCTGAAGTTATAACGGCCTTATTACTCCAACTCAGGGAATCAAAACAGGATTTGATTGAGCAAGGTTCATTGGATAATCTACTGAAGGCACCAACCAGCAAGCTACGCATGAGTATTCTGGTCGGGCTCATTTTGGGGCTATCATGCGCCGATAAGAGAACCCATGGATTTATGGAACGTTATCAAGCATACGCTGAAAAATATGAAGCGTCGCTTCAGGAATTAAGTCGCGACAGTTTATCCAAACTACATCGGTTTACCCGTGACGTCTGGCATATTCTAAGAACTCCAACGGGTTAA
- a CDS encoding patatin-like phospholipase family protein, which yields MDSVFPEKKIGLALSSGAARGLAHIGVLAVLEKEGIPIHMIAGTSMGSLVGAVYAEGQAINRMKQLAVELGHEKFSFFTDPALPKSGLIRGRKIGSMLRSIIGDVEFQDLKIPFACSATDIVNNQEVVIKQGLIWEAVRASCSIPILFTPAKFEGRYLVDGALVDPLPVKVLREMGADFVIAVNVIPADQDANSEISNDTRTSNCPNIISIAIQTVNIVSSRALMQSLNGADVIIEPRVSHINFGAFHRADEFITKGEQAAQASIFEIKRLLTR from the coding sequence TTGGATAGCGTATTTCCAGAAAAAAAGATCGGTTTGGCGCTCAGCAGTGGTGCCGCAAGAGGTTTAGCCCATATTGGCGTACTGGCAGTATTAGAAAAAGAAGGGATTCCAATACATATGATTGCTGGCACGAGTATGGGATCCCTTGTAGGTGCTGTTTACGCGGAGGGGCAAGCTATTAATCGGATGAAACAATTAGCAGTAGAATTGGGGCATGAAAAATTCTCCTTCTTCACAGACCCGGCCTTGCCAAAATCCGGTTTGATTCGCGGACGAAAAATAGGGAGCATGTTGAGATCAATTATCGGCGACGTTGAATTTCAAGATTTAAAAATACCGTTTGCCTGTTCAGCCACTGATATAGTTAACAATCAAGAGGTTGTGATCAAGCAGGGTCTGATATGGGAGGCTGTACGGGCCAGTTGTTCAATTCCGATACTATTTACGCCGGCTAAATTTGAAGGCAGGTATCTGGTTGATGGCGCGTTGGTCGATCCGTTGCCGGTGAAAGTATTAAGGGAGATGGGGGCAGATTTCGTTATTGCCGTGAATGTAATACCCGCCGATCAAGATGCGAATTCTGAGATAAGTAATGACACTAGGACGTCAAATTGTCCCAACATCATAAGCATAGCAATCCAAACCGTTAATATTGTTAGTAGTCGAGCATTAATGCAAAGTTTAAATGGAGCGGATGTGATAATCGAACCGCGGGTATCCCATATTAATTTTGGGGCCTTTCACCGTGCCGATGAGTTTATTACCAAAGGTGAACAGGCCGCTCAGGCCTCCATTTTTGAGATAAAAAGATTGTTGACCCGTTGA
- a CDS encoding twin-arginine translocase TatA/TatE family subunit, protein MDFFGMGTFEIITILVVATLIFGPNRIPKFAKKAGEFMRSFRKMTSDMTKEFAKAVDSSPSKPSGTGKSPDSSISMGLDKFFNPKGNKYRAYPV, encoded by the coding sequence ATGGACTTCTTCGGCATGGGTACTTTTGAGATTATTACTATTCTCGTTGTAGCTACTCTTATTTTCGGTCCCAATCGTATCCCCAAATTCGCAAAAAAGGCTGGGGAGTTCATGCGTAGTTTTCGAAAAATGACCAGTGACATGACCAAGGAGTTTGCCAAGGCCGTTGATAGTTCACCATCTAAACCCTCTGGTACTGGCAAATCTCCTGACTCTTCCATCAGCATGGGCTTAGACAAATTTTTTAACCCTAAAGGTAACAAATATAGGGCTTATCCAGTTTAG
- a CDS encoding hydrophobe/amphiphile efflux-3 (HAE3) family transporter: MEQFFRKLGMFIESKRLLVIALSVILLIAALFGTSQLKLATGVETYLSTDSQAYQDYTRFNQHFGSNIVVVLVTGNDLTQLLQPANIAAMESIENQMGLNPNVVSALGPTFFIKQAVAQQTGSPDLPLDPAILQSIVVDPQSGQITPFFIRVLPDAQHALIAITLAGDLSIAEQNLVAGEIEKLVGDAGFSGVETVVTGMPVVLSQIEDMMSSSLLNMLLVSTLLMLVILSLVFSVRGLFVWRWLPLGIVLIGIIYTFGTMGVLGVPITMVTMAAFPIIIGLGVDYAIQFHNRYDEEARRGETVAEAIVDSITHIGPTIGIAIIAASLGFAALFFSPVPMVRDFGLLLIIGVVATYLAAIFLLMGILYMHDRRKVNQASKNGGMIKTKAEKAGFVERGLGKLAPWVIKNPAIIIPLALVLTISGLISDSKIATETEETNFISQDVPALKNLMALGEIAGGVSSVNILIESSNTTDPTVLAWMVQLEQRIALEQSDFITDTASIADLVLQATGGIMPESSEQVKQILAQLPVPIKRNLINDDYSAANLVINIEQVELVRIQEVRNQLAGYIVNPPGDVNVFLTGTPIIAIELFNALTEGRIQMTLIGVGLIFLVLFILFKFNLLRALLAVLPIGLILGWSSGIMYLFEIKYTPLTATLGALIMGIGVEFTILLMMRYYEERRKGEGPEEAMTTAMTKIGRAIIASGLTVIGGFGALLIAKDFLILRDFGIVTMINVFFALVSTLFVLPALIVWVDSRREKKQRLAVKSGRK; the protein is encoded by the coding sequence ATGGAACAATTCTTCAGAAAGTTGGGTATGTTCATTGAGAGCAAACGCCTGTTGGTAATCGCTCTCAGTGTCATACTTCTTATAGCAGCCCTCTTTGGTACCTCGCAACTCAAGCTGGCAACCGGTGTTGAAACTTACCTATCCACTGATTCCCAAGCCTACCAGGATTATACGAGGTTCAACCAGCATTTCGGCAGCAACATAGTAGTAGTATTGGTGACGGGTAATGATTTAACACAACTACTTCAGCCTGCCAATATAGCAGCGATGGAATCTATCGAGAACCAGATGGGATTGAATCCAAATGTTGTTTCCGCCCTAGGTCCTACTTTCTTTATAAAACAGGCGGTTGCTCAACAAACTGGTAGCCCCGATTTACCGCTTGACCCCGCAATTCTTCAATCTATTGTCGTAGATCCTCAGAGTGGTCAAATTACCCCGTTTTTTATAAGGGTCTTGCCTGACGCTCAGCATGCTCTTATCGCCATAACCCTGGCAGGGGATTTATCAATCGCTGAACAAAATCTGGTAGCCGGAGAGATTGAGAAACTGGTAGGTGATGCCGGCTTTTCCGGGGTAGAGACTGTGGTCACTGGTATGCCTGTTGTCTTGAGCCAGATAGAAGATATGATGTCCAGCAGCCTGCTAAATATGCTACTGGTATCTACACTATTAATGCTGGTAATCCTGTCCCTTGTCTTCAGTGTTCGTGGGTTATTTGTCTGGAGATGGTTGCCGTTAGGAATTGTTCTTATCGGTATTATATATACCTTTGGCACCATGGGTGTGCTTGGTGTTCCTATAACTATGGTTACCATGGCGGCGTTTCCCATAATAATAGGCCTTGGAGTAGACTACGCCATCCAATTCCATAACAGATACGATGAGGAGGCCAGACGGGGTGAAACTGTAGCCGAAGCTATTGTTGATTCAATTACTCATATTGGTCCGACAATTGGCATCGCTATTATTGCGGCTTCGCTTGGTTTTGCGGCATTGTTCTTCTCACCCGTGCCTATGGTTCGTGATTTTGGTCTTCTGTTGATAATTGGCGTGGTAGCCACCTATCTGGCAGCAATATTTTTACTTATGGGTATCCTGTATATGCATGACCGCCGTAAAGTAAACCAGGCGTCAAAAAACGGCGGGATGATTAAAACCAAGGCAGAGAAGGCCGGCTTTGTGGAAAGAGGCCTCGGAAAACTTGCGCCGTGGGTGATTAAAAATCCGGCAATAATTATCCCACTGGCTTTAGTGCTAACCATAAGCGGCCTGATAAGTGACTCTAAGATTGCTACCGAAACTGAAGAGACAAATTTTATCTCTCAGGACGTTCCTGCGCTGAAAAATCTGATGGCTTTAGGGGAAATAGCTGGTGGTGTCAGTTCGGTTAACATACTAATTGAATCTAGTAATACTACCGACCCGACAGTTTTAGCCTGGATGGTGCAGCTGGAACAGCGCATTGCCTTGGAACAGTCCGATTTTATTACGGATACGGCCAGCATTGCCGACTTAGTCCTTCAGGCTACCGGCGGTATCATGCCTGAAAGCTCAGAGCAAGTCAAACAAATCCTCGCCCAACTCCCTGTACCCATCAAACGCAACTTGATTAACGATGACTACTCTGCCGCGAATCTTGTCATTAATATTGAACAGGTGGAGTTAGTCAGGATACAGGAAGTAAGAAACCAATTGGCTGGGTACATAGTCAATCCGCCTGGTGATGTAAATGTCTTCCTGACAGGAACGCCCATAATCGCGATCGAACTCTTTAACGCCCTGACCGAGGGGCGGATACAGATGACGCTCATCGGAGTTGGTTTGATCTTTTTGGTCCTATTTATCCTCTTCAAATTCAATCTGCTGCGTGCCCTGCTAGCAGTCTTACCGATAGGACTCATCCTAGGCTGGTCAAGCGGAATAATGTATCTCTTCGAGATCAAATACACCCCCCTCACCGCCACCCTCGGTGCGCTGATCATGGGTATCGGGGTGGAATTCACTATCTTGCTGATGATGCGGTATTACGAAGAGAGGCGCAAAGGCGAAGGGCCTGAAGAAGCGATGACCACGGCCATGACCAAGATCGGTCGTGCCATTATCGCCTCAGGTCTTACTGTGATCGGTGGCTTCGGCGCGCTATTAATCGCTAAGGATTTCCTGATATTGCGTGACTTTGGCATAGTCACCATGATCAATGTCTTCTTTGCCTTGGTCAGCACCCTATTCGTATTACCGGCTCTAATCGTCTGGGTAGACTCCCGACGAGAGAAAAAACAACGCCTGGCTGTAAAATCAGGACGAAAATAA
- the rsgA gene encoding ribosome small subunit-dependent GTPase A: MESLNSKIDYPALGWDASFGELPTPEAGVAARVVTENRGHFVVLGPSGESAAVLAGALRKNPELRPAVGDWVVMGFEGCAGVPTIHRVLARKSKLSRKVTGRMTREQVVAANLDTVFIVSGLDGGRNLNLRRIERYLVFTWNSGAVPVILLNKADLHGDNTAFVREVEAVAGGVPVQAVSAHDGTGLDFVRSYLGPGRTIGFVGSSGVGKSALTNALIGQVTQLTGDVRQGDLTGRHTTTRRQLLLVPGGGMIIDTPGMRELQLWSEDEDLNDAFGDIAAASRQCRFKDCTHTVEPGCAVKGAVDDGDIQTARLESYHKLSQEIEHLAQRESYLGRLEEKARGKTFGKMLKTFNKTNRKQGGTL; encoded by the coding sequence ATGGAATCATTGAATTCAAAAATAGATTACCCCGCCCTTGGCTGGGATGCCTCTTTCGGCGAATTGCCGACACCGGAAGCCGGTGTTGCCGCCCGCGTCGTGACTGAAAATCGGGGGCATTTTGTGGTGCTCGGTCCGTCCGGTGAGTCTGCCGCCGTGTTGGCCGGGGCACTTCGTAAAAATCCCGAACTCCGGCCGGCGGTTGGTGACTGGGTGGTCATGGGCTTTGAAGGTTGTGCGGGGGTGCCGACCATTCATCGTGTTTTGGCGCGGAAAAGCAAACTGTCCCGGAAGGTAACCGGGCGGATGACCCGCGAGCAGGTAGTCGCCGCCAATCTGGATACGGTGTTTATCGTCAGCGGTCTGGATGGCGGCCGCAATCTGAATCTGCGCCGTATTGAGCGTTACCTGGTTTTTACCTGGAACAGCGGCGCCGTTCCGGTCATTCTGCTCAACAAGGCTGACCTGCACGGCGATAATACCGCCTTTGTCCGGGAGGTTGAAGCCGTTGCCGGAGGTGTGCCGGTTCAGGCCGTTTCGGCGCATGATGGTACCGGGTTGGATTTTGTCCGGAGTTACCTGGGGCCGGGGAGGACGATCGGCTTCGTCGGCTCGTCCGGAGTCGGTAAGTCGGCCCTCACTAATGCATTGATCGGCCAGGTCACTCAACTCACCGGCGATGTCCGGCAGGGGGACCTGACCGGGCGTCATACCACTACCCGGCGGCAGTTGCTGCTCGTGCCGGGCGGCGGCATGATAATTGACACTCCCGGGATGCGGGAGCTGCAACTCTGGTCGGAAGACGAAGATCTGAACGATGCCTTCGGTGATATCGCCGCCGCTTCCCGGCAATGCCGTTTCAAGGATTGTACTCATACGGTAGAGCCGGGGTGCGCCGTGAAAGGGGCTGTAGACGACGGAGATATTCAGACCGCCCGGCTGGAGAGTTATCATAAACTGAGCCAGGAAATTGAGCACCTGGCCCAACGGGAGTCTTATCTGGGCCGGCTGGAAGAAAAAGCGCGGGGGAAAACCTTCGGGAAAATGCTGAAAACCTTCAATAAAACGAATCGGAAGCAAGGCGGGACGCTTTAG
- a CDS encoding response regulator transcription factor, with amino-acid sequence MTKKILVIDDERKIIDIVRAYLEKEGYRVLTATDGETGLKTYRLEKPDLVVLDLMLPKLSGNDLCRIIRQESDTPIVMLTARDELTDKIVGLELGADDYVTKPFEGRELVARIKAILRRTEQRSFIPVMRIGELTVDTERRQADIGGKAIELTTTEFDLLKLLAAYPGRVFSRSEILDRLQGDSYEGYERTIDSHIKNLRRKIEPDPDRPAYIHTVYGAGYKLEASR; translated from the coding sequence ATGACAAAAAAGATTCTGGTCATTGACGACGAGCGCAAGATCATAGACATTGTCCGGGCCTACCTGGAAAAGGAAGGCTACCGGGTGCTGACAGCAACCGACGGAGAAACCGGACTGAAAACCTACCGGCTGGAAAAACCGGACCTGGTCGTGCTGGACCTGATGCTGCCCAAATTGTCAGGCAACGACCTCTGCCGGATTATCCGTCAAGAATCCGACACCCCGATCGTCATGCTGACTGCCCGCGACGAACTTACCGATAAAATCGTCGGGCTGGAACTGGGGGCTGATGATTATGTCACCAAACCATTTGAAGGACGGGAACTGGTAGCCCGGATCAAGGCTATCCTGCGCCGGACCGAGCAAAGGTCATTTATTCCGGTCATGCGTATCGGAGAACTGACCGTTGACACCGAACGTCGCCAAGCCGACATCGGCGGCAAAGCGATAGAATTGACCACTACCGAATTTGACCTGCTAAAACTCCTGGCGGCTTATCCCGGACGGGTATTTTCCCGTTCAGAGATACTTGACCGGCTTCAGGGCGACTCTTACGAAGGTTATGAACGCACCATTGACAGCCACATTAAAAACCTGCGCCGGAAAATAGAACCCGACCCCGATAGACCGGCCTATATTCATACCGTATACGGCGCCGGGTACAAGCTAGAGGCGAGCCGGTGA
- a CDS encoding helix-turn-helix domain-containing protein → MKGNRRHHNPAFKAKVALEALKGEQTIAEIAARHQIHPTQVTKWKKALQDEAASIFSEGHTRKQQQDENLVAQLYQQIGQLKVEKDFLEHVLRR, encoded by the coding sequence ATGAAAGGAAACCGCAGACACCACAATCCGGCCTTCAAGGCCAAAGTAGCCTTGGAAGCGCTCAAAGGGGAGCAAACCATTGCTGAAATCGCCGCCCGGCACCAGATTCATCCGACTCAGGTCACCAAATGGAAAAAGGCCCTTCAGGACGAAGCCGCCAGTATCTTCAGCGAAGGGCATACTCGTAAGCAGCAACAGGATGAAAACCTGGTTGCCCAGCTGTACCAGCAGATTGGCCAGCTTAAGGTAGAGAAGGATTTTTTAGAGCATGTACTGCGTCGCTGA
- a CDS encoding cupin domain-containing protein, with product MTEKESLIAKALDLAELIAYQPGAVVSRTLTDKPAGTITLFAFDEGQGLSEHSAPYDAFVYAADGTADVTIAGKVNQVSKGQMIIMPANEPHALRATAPFKMLLVMIRSKSEA from the coding sequence ATGACCGAAAAAGAATCCCTGATAGCCAAAGCTCTTGACCTCGCCGAACTCATTGCCTATCAGCCGGGAGCCGTAGTCAGCCGGACGCTGACCGATAAACCCGCGGGTACCATTACCCTGTTTGCCTTTGATGAGGGGCAGGGACTGTCGGAGCATTCCGCGCCCTATGATGCCTTCGTCTATGCCGCGGACGGGACGGCTGACGTCACCATTGCCGGTAAAGTAAATCAGGTCAGCAAGGGGCAGATGATAATTATGCCGGCTAATGAGCCTCACGCATTGCGCGCGACCGCGCCATTCAAGATGCTGCTGGTGATGATCCGGTCAAAGTCTGAAGCTTAG
- the coaBC gene encoding bifunctional phosphopantothenoylcysteine decarboxylase/phosphopantothenate--cysteine ligase CoaBC → MLEGKTVVLGVTGSVAAYKAADIASKLTQNGARVEVVMTDSAQRFVTPLTFRAITNRPPVTSMWDMAGEYSIEHVSLAEAADVILIAPATANTIARLAYGFADDMICSTVLATKVPVIIAPAMNCTMYENAATQENIRKLKDRGVIFVEPETGHLACGTEGKGRLAAADVILGVLRHTLAQGGTLAGKTVVVTAGGTREAVDPVRYLGNRSSGKMGYELALAARDQGAAVKLIATTDLPASAGIEVIRVETAAEMLSAVQSAVKGAYALVMAAAVADYRPVAAATDKIKKGSGEFDLKLESTEDILSAVKGDFIRIGFAAETGDLIANAKKKLAAKNLDLIVANNVTVPGAGFGADTNKVTLLFKDGRVEDLPLMSKREVAERVMGEMAPGE, encoded by the coding sequence ATTCTAGAGGGTAAAACCGTCGTTCTGGGCGTTACCGGATCAGTAGCTGCCTATAAAGCTGCGGACATCGCCTCCAAACTCACCCAGAACGGCGCCCGGGTGGAAGTGGTCATGACTGATTCCGCTCAGCGCTTTGTCACTCCCCTGACCTTCCGGGCTATTACCAATCGTCCCCCGGTGACTTCCATGTGGGATATGGCCGGAGAATACTCCATTGAGCATGTTTCCCTGGCTGAGGCCGCCGATGTTATTCTTATCGCTCCGGCTACCGCCAACACCATCGCCCGGCTGGCTTACGGTTTCGCCGATGACATGATCTGTTCCACGGTGCTGGCGACCAAAGTCCCCGTCATCATCGCTCCGGCCATGAATTGCACCATGTATGAGAACGCGGCCACTCAGGAGAATATCCGGAAACTGAAAGACCGCGGCGTTATTTTTGTTGAACCGGAAACCGGCCATCTGGCTTGTGGTACCGAGGGTAAAGGGCGGCTGGCTGCTGCGGATGTTATTCTCGGTGTGCTCAGGCATACGCTGGCTCAGGGCGGCACTCTGGCTGGCAAGACGGTGGTCGTCACCGCCGGTGGTACCAGAGAAGCTGTTGACCCGGTCAGATATCTCGGCAACCGGTCATCCGGCAAGATGGGTTATGAACTGGCGCTGGCCGCCCGGGATCAGGGGGCTGCGGTTAAACTGATTGCTACTACGGATTTACCGGCTTCCGCAGGTATTGAGGTCATCCGGGTGGAAACCGCTGCGGAAATGCTTTCGGCGGTTCAGTCAGCCGTCAAAGGCGCTTATGCCCTCGTCATGGCCGCCGCCGTCGCCGATTACCGGCCGGTGGCCGCGGCCACGGATAAAATTAAAAAAGGTAGCGGCGAGTTTGATTTGAAGCTGGAGTCGACGGAGGATATCCTGTCGGCGGTTAAAGGTGATTTCATCCGCATCGGTTTCGCTGCTGAAACCGGGGATTTAATCGCCAATGCCAAGAAGAAACTGGCCGCCAAGAATCTTGACCTCATCGTTGCCAATAATGTCACTGTTCCCGGCGCCGGTTTCGGCGCTGATACCAACAAGGTTACTCTGCTGTTTAAGGACGGGCGGGTTGAAGACCTGCCGCTGATGAGTAAGCGGGAAGTGGCGGAGCGGGTGATGGGGGAGATGGCGCCTGGAGAATGA
- a CDS encoding ATP-binding protein yields MKSLSLKLGAALVLVAVIAVAIMAGLTNQYTKSEFQTYVSTNPSFSEAIGNTLAVYYLQNNNSWEDVGEIMTSFLAFTGDRLILADSSGTIVADTGGELVGVKVSQTSLFGPYYVELYRPRTVIGQFYYIAGHTGGTGGMGSGMGSGMGSGPGSGSIGGGGTVVVSNAEEDFLTQTNRWLWISGGLAVAVAIVIAIVLASQISRPLRALNTGARELASGNLSHRVKVSSADETGRLAESFNEMAEALEKSESSRKRLLADVAHELRTPLTVINGTVDAMLDGVLPTDEHQLGTIKEESVLLTRLIADLRDLSLAEAGQLKLGKSTIHLGTLACRKLEQFRSLAEARGITLRCHDPGTLPAISGDWVRLEQVLSNLLSNALRHTPDSGTVEVHLGEGELNGQPAVSVSISDTGEGIAPEDLKHIFDRFYRVEDSRSRDDGGAGLGLAIVKQMVTAHDGRVSVQSTPGKGTTFTVTLPV; encoded by the coding sequence GTGAAAAGCCTGTCATTGAAGCTGGGGGCAGCCCTGGTACTGGTGGCCGTCATCGCCGTGGCTATTATGGCCGGGCTGACCAATCAGTACACTAAAAGTGAATTCCAGACTTATGTGTCCACCAATCCGTCGTTCTCGGAAGCGATTGGCAATACGCTGGCCGTCTATTACCTGCAGAACAATAATTCATGGGAAGATGTTGGTGAAATCATGACGTCCTTCCTGGCCTTTACCGGTGACCGGCTGATTCTGGCTGACAGCAGCGGCACCATCGTGGCTGATACCGGCGGAGAACTGGTCGGCGTTAAGGTCAGCCAGACAAGTCTGTTCGGCCCATATTATGTAGAGTTGTACCGACCCCGCACCGTCATCGGCCAGTTTTATTATATCGCCGGGCATACCGGGGGTACCGGCGGCATGGGGTCAGGTATGGGATCGGGAATGGGTAGCGGACCCGGTTCCGGCAGCATCGGCGGCGGCGGCACCGTGGTAGTCTCCAACGCTGAAGAAGATTTCCTAACCCAGACTAACCGCTGGCTGTGGATTTCCGGCGGTCTGGCGGTGGCGGTCGCTATCGTCATAGCCATCGTGCTGGCTTCCCAGATCAGCCGGCCTCTCCGGGCCCTCAACACCGGAGCACGGGAACTGGCATCCGGCAATCTGTCTCACCGGGTAAAGGTATCTTCAGCCGATGAAACCGGCAGGCTGGCTGAATCGTTCAATGAAATGGCTGAGGCGCTGGAAAAAAGCGAATCATCCCGCAAGAGACTGCTGGCTGATGTGGCCCATGAATTAAGAACACCACTGACCGTCATCAACGGTACGGTAGACGCGATGCTGGACGGCGTCCTGCCGACAGACGAACATCAACTGGGCACCATTAAGGAAGAATCCGTACTACTGACCCGGCTCATCGCCGACCTGCGAGACCTGTCACTGGCCGAAGCGGGGCAGTTGAAATTGGGGAAATCCACCATCCACCTGGGCACGCTGGCCTGCCGCAAACTGGAGCAGTTCCGCTCCCTGGCCGAAGCCAGAGGCATTACCCTCCGATGCCATGACCCAGGCACCCTGCCCGCGATTTCCGGCGATTGGGTCCGTTTGGAACAGGTCTTAAGCAACCTGCTGTCCAATGCCCTGCGCCATACGCCGGACAGCGGCACTGTGGAAGTACACCTGGGCGAAGGGGAACTGAATGGCCAACCGGCGGTCAGCGTCAGCATATCTGATACCGGCGAAGGCATCGCGCCCGAAGATCTGAAACACATCTTTGACCGCTTTTACCGGGTGGAGGACTCACGTTCCCGCGACGACGGCGGCGCCGGACTGGGACTGGCAATAGTCAAACAGATGGTTACCGCCCACGACGGCCGGGTCAGCGTACAAAGCACACCGGGCAAAGGCACCACTTTTACCGTCACCCTGCCGGTATGA
- a CDS encoding DegV family protein, producing MAVVVVTDSTADIPSQLVKDLGIVVIPLYVIFGSKSYRGGVDIAEDEFYRKLLHEPVLPKTSQPTPQDFIDAYTQLAKEADGILSIHISSKMSGTINSAEQAKMLAKLTCPIEVIDSQNLSMALGLIVIAAARMARAGKGLTEIADAVRKTMPNTRLLILFDTLEYLAKGGRIGKAKSMLGSILNVKPLLTLKEGEFVPASQAHSRTKGKEKLLEFVKSVKDIQDLAVLYSTTPEEAKELVASITAISKVSIIIARVGPVLGVHSGPGALGIALRTKS from the coding sequence ATGGCTGTTGTGGTAGTTACTGATAGTACCGCCGATATTCCATCACAATTGGTAAAAGATCTGGGCATTGTGGTAATCCCTTTATACGTGATCTTTGGTAGCAAATCATATCGCGGCGGGGTTGATATAGCCGAGGATGAGTTCTATCGGAAGCTTTTGCACGAGCCTGTGCTGCCAAAAACTTCCCAGCCTACCCCGCAGGATTTCATAGATGCCTATACACAGCTCGCCAAGGAAGCCGACGGGATCCTTTCTATTCATATATCTTCTAAAATGAGCGGCACAATCAATTCCGCCGAACAAGCCAAAATGTTGGCCAAGCTTACGTGCCCTATTGAAGTTATTGATTCCCAAAATCTATCCATGGCGTTAGGTTTGATTGTTATAGCTGCCGCCAGAATGGCCAGGGCGGGCAAGGGACTGACTGAAATCGCCGATGCCGTCAGAAAGACGATGCCCAATACCAGATTGCTGATCCTTTTTGACACACTGGAATACTTAGCTAAGGGCGGGCGGATTGGCAAGGCTAAATCAATGCTCGGCTCAATATTGAATGTTAAACCACTGCTGACACTCAAAGAGGGTGAATTTGTGCCAGCGAGTCAGGCGCACAGTCGCACCAAGGGCAAGGAAAAACTGTTGGAGTTCGTAAAGAGTGTTAAAGATATCCAAGACCTGGCAGTTTTATACAGCACCACTCCTGAAGAGGCTAAAGAACTAGTCGCCAGCATCACGGCAATCTCCAAAGTCTCCATAATCATCGCCCGTGTGGGTCCGGTGTTAGGCGTTCACAGTGGGCCAGGGGCGCTAGGTATCGCATTGCGAACGAAAAGCTAG